The genomic interval TATTTCAAGCAGTCTTTATAACCTATTACAGGACTTAAATATGCTTAGCATTACCACAAATACTATCAGGAACTACCTGttcatttttttccctttctCATCAAATAGTGGTAACAGAGAGTTCTTCAGCGAGAAGTGCCATGTAAGGGGAACTGGCCGTTTAGTGGATGTAACTAACTCTGTTTTACCATGAACCTGCATTCAAGTAATTGGATTTGTCAAGGTTGGAATGCAAGCTATTCAATAAGATGCAACAAAAAAGCATAAGCCTGATCCTATTAATGTCTATATTTAAGATGTACTTATAGGTTCATCCTTTCATCAATCATTTAAACATAAAGAATTAAGCCTCTTAATAAGGTTGTACTACATTACTACGAAGAGATTAAATTGTGTGCATGCACTTCAAAAAGTCATGCTTCTCATCTGAAATTTGTTATGAATCACTTCTGACCAATTTGACTCTTGAACTTGTACTTTTATATATGCTAAAACTTTGATATTTTGAGGTATCACCTTGACCTATACACAATAGTCAATAATAATTCTCTGCATAACCAACAGGGAACTCCCATGAAAATTCTCTTTTAATGATGTGTTTCCAACAAAAGTTTCTCAAACGTCAggtgtatttttaatttttagtcaACAGTATACATATTCATTAATTGACAACTCCACATTGAACCACTATCCAAGGTCATATATACTTTCACACAGGAAATAAATTCAAAAGAAGAGAGTGATAACTAATAACCATATCCTTTATATCTATTAGTGTGCTTCCAACAAAAGTCTCTCAAAGGTCAGGtgtaatttaaaattctaaaatcacATATGCAAATTTAATAATTGACAAACTCTGCATCGAGCTACTACCCTATGTCATATATGTACTTTCTCACAAGAAATGAATTCAAAAGAGAGAGAGTGATGACTAATAATCATGGTTTAATTGACATTGTTAGCAACTTTAAGAAAATTATGAATTCCACAAGAGAACACAAACAAAATGGATATCAATGTAGGGGAAGTTGAGGTGGCTTGAAGATGTCAGCAATAAGTAGGATTTACAATTGTGATAGCCTAATTTAGTCTGCAATGGAGAATTATAGGCTCATGAGTAAATTAATATTAACTTGATCATAAGCATTTTTAGCAAATGGTTGGGAACATGGGCCTATCAAGTTAATGGAGGTTAATTAAAAAATCTGAGATTTTTGTCCCAAATAGTATCAGAGAGAATCTAGTCCTAAGCCTGACAAAGTATTTAGATAGGGTTGCCTAGGCCTTACGTCTTGTCAATCAAGATAGATTTTGCTTATAAGGGTTGCCAAGGCCTCAATCTTGACAGGGGTATCAAGCTTTAAATGGGGGAAATTGTAATAGCCTAATTTACTTTCTCATGGAGAGTTGTGGGCTAATTAAAAGAATCCATAGACTAGATGAGTGAATTACTATTGACTTGAGATTAAGCATTTTCTGATCAATTGTTGGGTGTTAGAAATTCATGGCAAGTTCTCTCATTTGAGTAGGTTGTTATAACAAAAATCTCTTTTGTTGTGCATGATATACTTGCACCCACATGCAATGATAATTTTGTGAAAACGACAGACCCTCTTAAAAGTGGATATCTACTATAGCTTCTATAGGGCAACAGGACGAAGACTAGAAATAAGAAATATGGCAGTTACACCCAAGGTTGAATTGGAAACTTCGATAGTAGCTAATCACCATGAACATGAGATAATTTGGAGAAACTCAGATAGAAGCCAATCAAATAGAATAAATAGAAAGCATCTTCCAATGAGTTGATTAATAATAGAAAAGAACATGAAAGCTTCTGGAGTCTCATCTCACCTGCTCTATCCAGCCAGCCAATTCATCTGGATTTGCTACTGTAGCAGATAGACAAATAAGTTGTACTTCTTTTGGTGAATATATAACCTGAACAATTGCCTCAATTTTACTATAAAAAACTACACAGAAACAGGAACTAGTAAACAGAATATGGCATTACTTACTATCTCCTCCCAAACTGTCCCTCGAGATATGTCACTAAGATAGTGAACTTCATCTAAGACTATCACATCAACTTGAAACAATCTGCTTGCAGAAGAAATCATTCCTATACTGGAAAAATAAACGCTAATCATTGCAAGATCTATTACCCACTAAAACAAGGGCAAAGTGATGTTCTATCAGAAACACATGATGGAGGACTTGTCAAAGCCTAAGAGCGAGCTCAATCCAACCCAAAATGCCACAGCACTTAGACAGACAACTTGTTGATATTTAAGCATGCTTAGAAGACTCAcaaagcaatgtgggactaagAGGCAAAGTTTCTTTCTCACATCACTTCTTTAACTCCTGTAACATATCTGCTTTCGACTAGACTAAAACGTCTTATATTGACTCCTTGTCAAATAAGCGGTTCCTGAAGGTTAATTGATTGTTGACTTGAATTTTAGTTCAATGGATTGTCTCAAATGTTAGTACTTCTAGGGGATTCAATTTCCTAAATATCATCTTCTTCAATTTAGTTGTTCTTCATACAAGGGTAATTTATATATGAACATTGCTCTACCATCACACTAGCACTTGCTAAATGATAATCATTGTAGGCATATGGAATTGTGCCTCAATTCTATTGCTGTAACATTAGTCTTACCATATATTACTTTATTCTCAACACATGAAACCCCTTGTGCGATTTTAATCCAATGACAGTCCCAGTGTACAGATATAATAACTGACAGAACCTTAGAGTGAAAACTAACTATTTGGTACCTGAAAATTATACCAAGGATTTTCTCTTAGTTGTATTTATGATCATTAGGTAATCCTATTCCAAGAAGTTTAGTTTTTaagaaaatttatactttaataagCACATGACACAAAGCAAGTTCATAAAAAGGTCTAGAAACTTGTCTATGATAGCACATGTTTATCTGAAGGGCACAGGTAAATATGATTTTCTACCTCTGATCAGCTTGTCTAGTTATGACATTGAGTACCTTTGATAGAGCATGTTACGCAAAATCTCAGTTGTCATGATCAGAATAGGTGCTTCTCTGTTGATAGCTGAATCTCCAGTTAGAAGGCCAACATAGTTATCACCAAATGTCCTCCTGAAAGAATTGTATAAAATCAAATAGTGCAGTTAGTGGAAGAAAGGAATTGAACTCCATCCTTGATGTAGAGTTTCTGTTCCATATAGCTTAAAAGAGATAAGGACTTCAAAAGAGGTgttgtgcaaaaaaaaaaaaaatggattgaACCAATAAAGTGGTCGCCATTAAAGAAACCTACAACGGACTAAGTAATTATTATCTTTTTCTGATCCACAAATACTGACATATAAAATACCTCACCTAGAACTCCAAAAAACTACCTTAAGTAAATAAACCAAAAGGTATGGACATCACAAAATTGACTAAACTCTGACTGTGTTAGGACCAAGAAAAATGACGATACTGAGTAGCTTGACATTAAAGTGCAACTCAACAGACAACATAATATTAGTGCAATCAACCAAATAAAATGGAAAGAAGATAAGAACGTTGGGTCTGGAAGTGTCTGTTTTCACTGGTCACTTGCAATGACTTATACATTGGCTATTTAAGTGTAGAATAACCACTTAAGAATCCAGCTAATGAGCCAAATCTACCTGAAATCCCGGAATTTCTGATTTGACAAAGCCTTCAATGGTGTTGTGTAGAAGAGACGTCTTCCTCTACAAATTGTGGCTACAGCAGCAGCTTCAGCTATTAAAGTTTTCCCACTGCTTGTTGGTGCGGAAACAACGACGGATGAACCTCTCAAGAATGCTTGGATGGCTAAGcgctaaaaaaaaagaagaaatagtCGTTGGAAAACAACATATTAGTTGAACAAACATAGGACTCTTATTATCCTTCAAATACTATTGGGAAACATGAGATAACAGGAATAAtgaaaatttttctatagcaCCTAATGTTACAACCAAGTGTAGGAACGCTATGTAACCGAGTTAAATCATCAAGAAGCAATAAGAGAGCAAAGTTCATGTTATCATAGCCATATTTATTCTTCTAATGTACATTCTTAGGCTTGTCAGTTTTTCATTCAATTGATTAGTTTCCTTTATTTTCACTTTAATAAGTCATTCCCTTTAATTTgtctaaaataaattatttcactTTACTTTTTCTAAGATGTATATTGTCCTCGGATAAGCACTCTCTCGGAATTATATAAACTGAATAAATGAAATTGTAACCTTGGTAGTTAGAGATTGACCCctcaaagtgaaaaaaaaaaagaagatgaaaTTAAAGGAGAATGATCTTCAATTGACTAAATATATTATTGGTCAATGAGAGATCCATATAGAGAAAATTCCATCTAGATGAGAAACCCGCAAAATATGACAATTTGTTGCTTCCATTtcgagacaaaaaaaaaaaaaatggaaccgAACCTGGAATTTGTCAATTGGAAAGTCATATATCCCAGCGAGCTCCTCGTAATCAATGATCTCCTGGCCAAACTCTCTCACTTCAGCAAGAAGCCTGGCCACTTTCTCTGACTTCTGCTCCTCCGATTCATTATACTGCCCGGACTCCGACTCCAGCAAAGTCGCCTCCGGTTCCCCATCCTCATCCTCCTGGTCACTCTCGGTCGAAATCCCGTCTTCGTACTCTGGGGCGGATATTTCTTCGTCCTCCTCGTACTCCTCGTCCTCGTCCGCATCCGAAAGCGGCTCCTTTATCGGGGAAGTGGATCCGAGAGGGTTCACGCGGAGAAGGAAGAGGGAAGTCAACCTCGTCGGAGCGTCGACCGTGGACCGGCGAAGCGGGAAGGCACGGCGTGAGGTGGGAGGAGGGAGGAGGTGAAGCGGAGAGGCAGAGCAGAGAGCCGGTGGTGCGAGAGAGCGCATAGCGGATGGAGCTAGCGGAGTGCGACGGCACGGAGCGGTTTTATCGTCATTGCcggattttttttattgttttttacaaattaattattaaaaaatagagCAAATTGCTCAAAATATTACTGAATCTATAAAATCTAATAAATATATTATGAGTTAAatccattttaaatttttttaattataataaacttTCACAGTGTAAATTTCTTATCGTAttcgaaaataaaattttcatcatgaaaataatatagagaaaaaattaaattctttaattaaatattttattttcccaCTTTAGCCAAATAAAGtaagtttagaaaattttaggAGAATTTATGATATTTTAAATGAATACTGTGCCTTTTTGAAAATTACCAGTAATTTGACTGGTCACCTGCGACTCTGCGAGGTCGATAATAAGTAAATGGACGAGTCGATGTGTAGATTTGTAGTAAAAACCCAGACTCATTTCTTGCCACCTCTCGCTGTCGCCGGAACCAACCAAAGGCGCATCTCTGCGCGCACTCTCCCTCTCCCTAGGGTTTCGATCCGCCCTGTGCTCCGTCTCTCCTCGTCGTCCTCTTCGATCTACGCTCTCACTGCCATCGCCACTGCCACCGCTggtgaccatctccataacccgAGTGCAGAGTCGATCGCTCACTGATATCCCTGTTCGTATCTGCCTCTATTTCAGCTGATGGCCAAGACCAAGCCCGGCAAGAAGGACCTCGATTCCTACACTATCAAGGGCACCAACAAGGTCGTCAAAGGTATCTCCGCGATCCCTGCCCAGATGGCTTGCTCCGTTTTGGTCTATTATTCTCGACATGGTTTAATTGGTTGTGGGGGTGCCGTCGTGTCGAAGTCGGTGACTGCGTGCTGATGCGGCCGTCGGAGTCGGAGAAGCCGCCGTACGTGGCCAAGGTGGAGAAGATCGAGGTGGACCACCGTAACAACGTGCGGGTGAAGGTTCGGTGGTACTACCGCCCTGAGGAGTCCATTGGCGGCCGACGGCTGTTCCACGGCGCCAAGGAGTTGTTCCTTTCGGATCACTACGACGTGCAGAGCGCGCACACCATCGAGGGAAAGTGTATTGTGCACTCGTTTAAGAACTACACCAAGCTTGAGAATGTCGGGGCTGAGGACTACTTCTGCCGCTTTGAGTACAAGGCGGCCACTGGGGCTTTCACACCTGATCGTGTTGCCGTGTAGGTTTTGCCTGCTTTTCATCTGTTTTCTCAATGATCCGTGATCCTAGATTTCTTGTAATTGCATCTTTATatgtcaagtttgtgtttttccTTCTTTTCGTTTCAGGTACTGCAAGTGTGAGATGCCTTACAACCCTGATGATTTGATGGTACAATGTGATGGATGCAAGGATTGGTAAGTGAGTTCGACTCCTCATTCAAGCTGTCTGACTTGTCATTTACATAATTGCTTCAAACTAGGTTTTGGAGGACACGCGGaaaaaaattctattattttttttaagttaaaaattgttATTGTCTGCATGCACTCATGATTCGGAATGCTAAAGTTGGGAAATTTCTCCAATATGGGCTTGTCCATCCATCTTGCAAAATTCCTAAACAAAATCCCTCTTTTAGAAAGGCATCAACAAGATCTCTAGTTGATAGAAAAGTTGAAATGTAAATTAGTAAAACTTATAAAGAActaaaaatgcaaaaaaaaaaaaaaaaaacagaaaggaATGAATTAGATAAAAAGAAAACAATTCAAGTATGATCATTGGCTGTCGATGTTTACACTCTTTTTGGTTTGGCACGCTGCTTTTAGCTTCCTTGACATCTATATAATCTTAACCCTATTTTCCATTTTTAAACTTATTGAGAGGATATAAGGACGGAGGACTTAAGTTTACGTTGATGAAACAATATGAAACAGAAAGAATTTCCTTAAGTGGCATCTACATTGAAGGATttggaagaaaggaaagggagaaaCTTTTAAATATCTCGTCAACTATACCGTTGACTGAACAGTAAATGTCAATCAATTAACAAGCTAACAATTTTATTCCTTATATTTTCATTCACTTTTGACTTGATCAAAACAAACAAAGCACAAATCCTCAATATTTCTTTTATCTTTGTTTATTTCTGAGTAAACAAAGACTCTTGTGTTCATCGTTGCCAAAATCAATATCAAGATAAGAACTAGATGGTCAAAACACCTAAGTATTGCCCTTATTGGATTAGTATAGTTGATGAAATTGAAAGACAAAATCATtaagcaaaataaaaaaaaaaggagaataaTTAAAATAGTGTCAGAGATAAATATATATAAGAAAACAATATGGTGCTCAATCATAACCTACTTGAAGAAAGGGAAATGTTGAAGTCACAAAAGTGTGTGTGATCGGAAGCCTCCTTTCAAGGAAAGGGAAAGGCTGAAGTCCTCCACATACACATACACGCACATGAATGTGCGCACGTCAAAGCATTCACCCTTTTGATGAAAGGGAAAGGTTGAAGTCTCATAATTAAgatgtatattatgttttattaaatatttgattATCAATAAcacatataatatataaatagtAAATAGTATTAATAGAATTATGTTAGCAACACAATACATTATCAAATTTTCAATGATATTGTAATAATTATATTGTTATGATTAGTAGGTTAATAATGGTATCAAATTAATACAATATTATTTGATAATATCATATATTAAATTATCAGCAAACgttaggttatatatatataagattattaatgtgaatttatttattaatttcttGATAATTCTTCGaatctatgttttttttaaaaaaaaaaaacctcataCGTCTTTGTAAGATGATCCATTTCTTAGGAAAGATTGGATTAGCCTTTCTTCCAACTTGAGCGATTCATATCAATTTTGGCAACTTGTAACCTTTCTATTCCTTCCTTTTGGTTCTAATTGATCTTCATTTCCAAATAGTAAAGTGGGCATCGTTCACTTTATCAATTTATCAGACATTTCTGACATAGCAAATCAAAATgctaaaagttttcaaaatgaaatCAAATCGGAACTGATATGCTTCAGTCCATTTAGAATTGATATTAAAAAGGTCCATCAGTGTTATCATCTTTCAAGTATTGTATACGTACATGCTTATCTATTAAGTTCAAATTTATCAATTTGACATTGT from Zingiber officinale cultivar Zhangliang chromosome 6B, Zo_v1.1, whole genome shotgun sequence carries:
- the LOC121989230 gene encoding chromatin remodeling protein EBS-like, with protein sequence MAKTKPGKKDLDSYTIKGTNKVVKVGDCVLMRPSESEKPPYVAKVEKIEVDHRNNVRVKVRWYYRPEESIGGRRLFHGAKELFLSDHYDVQSAHTIEGKCIVHSFKNYTKLENVGAEDYFCRFEYKAATGAFTPDRVAVYCKCEMPYNPDDLMVQCDGCKDWFHPSCMGMSTEQAKMLEHFLCLDCDSEDDAKRSSNGYPDSTISESKVEPKRRKR